One genomic region from Nitrospira sp. encodes:
- a CDS encoding glycosyltransferase family 4 protein → MPTIILALPAVLAFVSAWWITRKLCSPNSFLSILAHPNERTLHSMPTPQTGGLAVIASVVISLVLAASVLAIIQPSKPILPKGVASGSVWIVVSMLLIFVVSFLDDCIGLPARLRLGVQALSAFIIIGGIGLTLSSIPIPGRPNIPLGIAAIPVSVLVLLWMANLYNFMDGMDGFAGGMTFFGFGFLAYFGWQAHFPVMVIIATFVAMGALGFLTHNFPPARIFMGDAGSITIGFLAGTLMILGVRDGIFELWVPVMIFSPFIVDATVTLIRRALHRKKIWQAHREHYYQRLVLSGWSHRRTVLAEYGVMMLCGGLAVLYHHSTDKVRLIILAVWVGMFVLLGSLVGKLERNGKVAHCLRDPVPSGGDAEAPVQDPPHVVVKT, encoded by the coding sequence ATGCCGACCATCATCCTCGCCCTTCCTGCGGTTTTGGCTTTTGTTTCCGCCTGGTGGATCACAAGAAAGTTGTGCTCGCCGAATTCGTTCCTCTCAATACTCGCTCATCCCAACGAACGGACATTGCATTCCATGCCGACTCCCCAGACCGGCGGGTTAGCCGTCATTGCCAGTGTGGTGATCAGTCTCGTTTTGGCTGCCAGTGTTTTGGCGATTATCCAACCTTCGAAGCCTATATTGCCGAAAGGCGTGGCGTCAGGGAGTGTGTGGATCGTGGTTTCGATGCTCCTGATCTTTGTCGTCTCTTTCCTCGATGACTGCATAGGTCTTCCTGCAAGGCTGCGTCTGGGTGTTCAGGCACTCTCCGCTTTTATCATCATTGGGGGTATCGGTTTGACATTGTCTTCCATCCCAATACCAGGAAGACCGAATATCCCGCTTGGGATAGCCGCAATTCCGGTCAGTGTCCTCGTCCTCCTCTGGATGGCGAATCTCTATAACTTTATGGACGGTATGGACGGCTTTGCAGGCGGAATGACGTTTTTTGGGTTCGGATTTCTCGCATATTTCGGGTGGCAGGCCCATTTCCCGGTCATGGTCATCATCGCCACGTTCGTTGCGATGGGCGCGCTGGGATTTCTCACCCATAATTTCCCGCCTGCGCGTATCTTCATGGGCGATGCGGGGAGCATTACCATTGGATTCTTGGCGGGGACATTGATGATCCTTGGAGTTCGCGACGGAATATTCGAGTTGTGGGTCCCGGTCATGATCTTCTCCCCATTCATTGTGGACGCGACGGTGACTCTGATCCGACGGGCGCTCCATCGCAAAAAGATCTGGCAAGCTCACCGGGAGCATTATTATCAGCGATTGGTCTTGAGCGGATGGAGCCATCGCCGGACCGTGCTTGCAGAGTATGGGGTCATGATGCTGTGCGGAGGGCTGGCTGTTCTGTATCATCACTCGACGGACAAAGTGCGACTCATTATTCTTGCTGTATGGGTCGGCATGTTTGTCCTACTCGGGAGCTTGGTAGGCAAGTTGGAGCGGAATGGGAAGGTCGCCCACTGCCTTCGAGATCCTGTTCCATCAGGCGGAGACGCTGAAGCGCCGGTTCAAGACCCTCCACATGTCGTCGTCAAGACATAG
- a CDS encoding glycosyltransferase family 4 protein: MRDRPRLLYLITEDWYFWSHRLDLARAAREAGYDVIVAARVTDHGERIQREGFQLEPLEMVRRSRNLFREVIAVAELVRLYRRVRPDVVHHVAMKPILYGSLAAWVARVPAVINAFAGLGYTFMDERNQLLRWCVKTALRIVLSLGHSVVLVQNHDDQDRLVGEGLVPVSRTRIIAGSGIDVAMYSLQPQPSGVPIVVLPARMLWDKGVGEFVEAARRLKRKGVDARFILVGRRDEHNPAAITEIRLKEWVKEGVVEWWGHREDMPAVYAAAMLVVLPSYREGLPKVLLEAAACGKAMVATDVPGCREIVRDRFNGLLVPPKDSVALATAIEELLIDQKSREVMGQRSRTRVMAEWSGSRIAEQVLGLYHDMVKVAAIDRSHGYA; the protein is encoded by the coding sequence ATGCGCGATCGCCCTCGGCTGCTGTATCTTATCACTGAAGACTGGTATTTCTGGTCTCATCGTCTCGATCTGGCTCGGGCCGCGCGGGAAGCGGGCTATGATGTCATCGTGGCGGCTCGTGTGACTGACCATGGAGAACGGATCCAAAGAGAAGGATTTCAGCTTGAGCCGTTGGAGATGGTCCGTCGGAGCCGCAATCTGTTCCGTGAGGTGATCGCTGTTGCCGAACTCGTGCGATTGTATCGGCGCGTCAGACCCGACGTCGTTCACCATGTGGCCATGAAGCCGATTCTGTACGGATCTCTGGCTGCGTGGGTTGCGCGGGTTCCGGCGGTCATCAACGCATTCGCCGGTCTTGGGTATACCTTCATGGACGAACGGAACCAGCTGTTACGCTGGTGCGTGAAGACGGCGTTAAGAATCGTCCTCAGTTTGGGGCATTCTGTCGTGCTGGTACAAAATCACGATGATCAAGACCGGCTCGTCGGAGAGGGGCTGGTCCCTGTCTCTCGAACGAGAATTATTGCCGGTTCCGGCATCGATGTCGCGATGTATTCCTTACAGCCGCAACCGTCCGGTGTCCCGATCGTTGTTCTGCCGGCACGCATGCTCTGGGACAAAGGTGTGGGAGAATTTGTAGAGGCTGCAAGACGGTTGAAGCGGAAAGGCGTCGATGCGCGGTTCATCCTCGTCGGTCGACGGGATGAGCATAACCCCGCGGCTATCACGGAGATCCGCCTGAAGGAGTGGGTGAAGGAAGGAGTGGTCGAGTGGTGGGGACATCGAGAGGATATGCCGGCTGTCTATGCCGCGGCCATGCTCGTCGTGCTGCCATCGTATCGAGAGGGGCTTCCTAAAGTGCTGTTGGAAGCGGCAGCCTGCGGCAAGGCCATGGTGGCCACGGATGTTCCAGGTTGTCGAGAGATTGTGCGTGATCGATTTAACGGGTTGTTGGTTCCCCCTAAAGATTCCGTGGCGTTGGCGACGGCCATTGAAGAACTGCTGATCGACCAGAAGTCGCGTGAGGTCATGGGACAGCGAAGCCGGACCCGTGTCATGGCGGAATGGTCCGGCTCCCGAATCGCTGAACAGGTACTTGGTCTCTACCATGACATGGTGAAGGTCGCGGCCATCGATCGTTCCCATGGGTATGCATGA
- a CDS encoding NAD-dependent epimerase/dehydratase family protein produces MTKVLVTGAAGFLGSSLVKALGRSGYHMRALLHDASRSISFLPDIETVVADIQDSKAIREIAVGCEVIVHLAAKAHAIDDSGAAEDYEAVNVDGTKHILEAAVRSGVSRIVFASSVKVFGEETRGCIDESRTPDPRTAYGRSKWQAEQLVSEYAERHGLTAVSLRLPMVYGPTRKGNLYRMIEAIDHGRFPALPRLSAVRSLLHVENFVQAVLLCLRVPCFNRAAYIVTDTEPYCVTDLYDWLRVGLGKPHPRWRVPLWMLKGGARCGDVLRFIGGRQVPLTTEQLTKLIDCAWYSSTAIERELDYRATHSFEKTVPELIAFYREGASV; encoded by the coding sequence ATGACCAAAGTGCTGGTCACAGGTGCTGCGGGGTTTCTGGGATCGTCGCTTGTCAAAGCGCTAGGTCGGTCTGGGTATCACATGCGAGCGCTTCTGCATGATGCGTCGCGATCCATCTCGTTCTTGCCGGATATCGAAACAGTCGTTGCGGACATCCAGGATTCGAAGGCGATCCGGGAGATAGCGGTTGGCTGTGAGGTGATCGTGCATCTTGCGGCCAAGGCCCATGCCATCGATGATTCCGGGGCGGCGGAGGACTACGAGGCCGTCAACGTCGACGGGACGAAGCACATCTTGGAGGCAGCCGTGAGATCCGGGGTAAGCCGCATCGTGTTTGCAAGTTCGGTCAAAGTCTTCGGCGAGGAGACGAGGGGGTGTATCGATGAATCGCGGACTCCCGATCCTCGGACTGCCTACGGCCGGTCAAAATGGCAGGCGGAGCAACTTGTTTCGGAGTACGCAGAGCGACATGGCCTCACAGCCGTCTCACTCCGGCTTCCGATGGTCTATGGTCCGACAAGGAAAGGCAACCTGTATCGAATGATCGAAGCGATCGATCACGGGCGGTTTCCGGCCTTGCCTCGTCTCTCGGCGGTCCGGAGTCTTTTGCATGTTGAGAATTTTGTACAGGCGGTGTTGCTGTGTCTTCGTGTGCCGTGTTTTAATCGAGCTGCGTATATCGTCACCGATACCGAGCCGTATTGCGTGACCGACCTCTATGACTGGTTGCGGGTCGGATTAGGGAAGCCTCATCCTCGATGGCGAGTGCCGCTCTGGATGCTCAAGGGCGGTGCGCGGTGCGGCGATGTGCTTCGATTCATCGGTGGCCGGCAGGTTCCCTTGACGACGGAGCAACTGACCAAGCTTATCGACTGTGCCTGGTATAGTTCCACGGCCATCGAGCGGGAATTGGATTATCGGGCTACGCATTCTTTCGAGAAAACGGTCCCTGAGCTGATCGCGTTTTATCGCGAAGGCGCATCGGTTTAA